The following proteins are encoded in a genomic region of Zea mays cultivar B73 chromosome 9, Zm-B73-REFERENCE-NAM-5.0, whole genome shotgun sequence:
- the LOC100193286 gene encoding Probable fructokinase-6, chloroplastic has translation MALHAAAPACAVFCRLPSPSPSHAGSRRSLPAVASPRGVVSAAPLRTRAVPTKAIVNSDGIPETSDSPHVVCFGELLIDFVPTVNGVSLAEAPAFKKAPGGAPANVAVGIARLGGSSAFIGKVGDDEFGYMLADILKQNNVNNQGLLFDPHARTALAFVSLRSDGEREFMFYRNPSADMLLEEKELDLDLIRKAKIFHHGSISLITEPCKTAHIAAARAAKDAGVLVSYDPNLRLSLWSSPEDARDGILSVWRTADIFKVSEEEVSFLTNGEDPYDDAVVKKLMHSNLKLLLVTEGPDGCRYYSKDFSGRVGGLKVSAVDTTGAGDAFVAGVLSQLATDFSLLQDEGRLREALKFANVCGALTVTQRGAIPALPTRQQVLDALTNFVA, from the exons ATGGCTCTCCACGCCGCGGCGCCGGCCTGCGCGGTGTTCTGCCGCCTCCCGTCGCCCTCCCCATCTCACGCCGGCAGCAGACGCTCCCTTCCCGCCGTCGCGAGTCCCCGCGGCGTTGTCTCTGCCGCGCCGCTACGGACACGCGCAG TTCCAACAAAGGCGATCGTAAACAGTGATGGCATCCCTGAAACGAGTGATTCTCCACATGTGGTTTGCTTTGGTGAATTGCTAATTGACTTCGTCCCAACTGTCAATGGCGTGTCACTGGCAGAAGCACCTGCCTTTAAGAAGGCTCCTGGGGGAGCACCTGCCAATGTTGCAGTTGGAATAGCTCGCCTTGGTGGCTCGTCAGCTTTCATTGGAAAG GTTGGTGATGATGAATTTGGCTACATGCTAGCTGACATATTGAAGCAGAATAATGTCAATAATCAAGGATTGCTGTTTGATCCTCATGCTAGAACAGCTTTGGCGTTTGTGTCACTCCGAAGTGATGGTGAACGCGAATTTATGTTCTATCGTAATCCAAGTGCTGATATGCTACTTGAAGAAAAAGAACTTGATCTTGATCTTATACGGAAG GCAAAGATATTCCACCATGGCTCAATAAGTCTTATAACTGAGCCCTGTAAAACTGCACATATTGCAGCTGCCAGAGCTGCTAAAGATGCTGGAGTACTTGTTTCATATGATCCAAATTTGAGGCTTTCATTGTGGTCATCACCTGAGGATGCTagagatggtatcctgagcgtatGGAGAACTGCTGATATTTTCAAG GTAAGTGAAGAGGAGGTTTCCTTTCTCACAAATGGAGAGGATCCTTATGATGATGCCGTTGTAAAGAAACTTATGCACTCAAACCTGAAGTTGCTTCTTGTCACTGAAGGTCCAGACGGCTGTAGGTATTACTCTAAG GATTTTAGTGGTAGAGTTGGTGGACTTAAGGTAAGTGCTGTTGACACAACTGGTGCTGGCGATGCCTTTGTTGCTGGAGTGCTATCTCAATTAGCCACAGACTTTTCTCTGCTCCAG GATGAAGGTCGGTTGAGAGAAGCCCTGAAGTTCGCAAACGTCTGTGGAGCTCTCACCGTGACACAGAGAGGCGCTATTCCTGCGCTGCCCACCCGACAACAAGTGCTTGATGCCCTGACCAATTTTGTTGCTTGA